The window AAAGTTTTCAATAGAAAAAATACCATCTTATGGACCATATAGTACATGTGTTATTGTAGAAAATTTTTTATTTGTTTCTGGACAAATTGCTGTCGAACAAAAAACTGGAAAAATTATCTATGATACTATAGAAATGGAAACAAAAAAAATAATGGATAATTTAAAAATTATTCTTTTTGAAAATGGAATAGGATTTCAAAATGTTATAAAAACTTCTATTTTCGTAAAAAATATGAATCATTTTTCTAAAATAAATGATGTATATTCTGAATTTTTTCAGAAAGGAAATTATCCAGCTAGAGAAACAATTCAAGTAAGTGGATTACCTAAAAATGCGAATTTAGAAATATCTTTAATCGCATACAAAAAAAATTAAAAAAAATATATTATTTTTCAAATTTTTAAATATTGTTTTTTATTCTTTTTTATTATTTTATT of the Blattabacterium cuenoti genome contains:
- a CDS encoding Rid family detoxifying hydrolase, which produces MIPKKFSIEKIPSYGPYSTCVIVENFLFVSGQIAVEQKTGKIIYDTIEMETKKIMDNLKIILFENGIGFQNVIKTSIFVKNMNHFSKINDVYSEFFQKGNYPARETIQVSGLPKNANLEISLIAYKKN